One genomic region from Anopheles bellator chromosome 2, idAnoBellAS_SP24_06.2, whole genome shotgun sequence encodes:
- the LOC131211443 gene encoding tubulin glycylase 3B: MHLKIKFVTSDVWDDDPGVDLADITLELGEIDYGARLHERFEQAPAQLTKRFLNALPAASSAMLDAPLRSQYTDDRCLSPLSRPFPVPNPNLAVSTFPRMKTAFDEDDDSNRTPKHRFFRNYSFDFLKQKQLKAKIASAAEKKHIFSIVGHYPALRKALKTRHWLEKQTFRSALLRDLSHHALLQKASNGNEYEEALVSKFLKPYLPYFIWQHRNMRDCKQDRFYAPFRSRIHYERPYDFAVKENLIRLINAAHWHQEEGFAVLDYPRTYLLDTEDIITKFQEDYQLTIVSSFLYHMSKQLEFTFDDDGTLTTDVLRTAMAYLQYHMGCAQHEDIDHEEFCEPLLTPENRHDMERILAGELQFRSIPGYEVLSLVAQIKKLVHEATKVFPDMKIDGTRNMWILKPGNRCRGLGIMIFNDDRKLLEHVDSNPDVKYVAQKYIERPLLIHSTKFDVRQYFLITYTNNLLKVWMYKTCYLRFSTQKFNLDDFSESIHLTNYSIQKNYVKEVRDGAEALPTCNMWSLRRFQEHLQSLDKGFYWERKIYPDMKKNILAIVCASLDGMKMERNMFELYGADFMVTENFRTMLIEINTSPDLSSSTEVTAVICPAVLEDLVKVVIDNTKDKRAGTGQFEMIHSLEIPRVAPYGYGLTVDGRSLQSKHRSRSPLPPLAAACPGPTPVAPSSALPAVAQIARSTQPTVVPGSTKQPYRITGTSSSSGSSRGSKTSLTNMNLERPRSTLK, encoded by the exons AtgcatttaaaaattaaatttgttacCAGTGATGTATGGGACGATGATCCCGGTGTTGACCTTGCGGACATTACGCTAGAATTGGGCGAGATCGACTATGGCGCGCGGCTGCACGAGCGGTTCGAGCAGGCACCGGCTCAGCTGACCAAACGGTTCCTCAACGCCCTGCCGGCCGCGTCGTCGGCCATGCTCgatgctccgctccgctcgcaGTACACCGATGACCGGTGCCTGTCACCGCTGTCAcgaccgtttccggtgccgaaTCCTAACCTCGCCGTCAGTACGTTCCCGCGCATGAAGACCGCgttcgacgaggacgacgactcGAATCGAACACCGAAGCATCGGTTCTTTCGCAACTACAGCTTCGATTTCCTGAAACAGAAGCAGTTGAAGGCGAAAATTGCGTCGGCGGCGGAGAAGAAGCACATCTTTTCCATCGTCGGACACTATCCTGCGCTGCGGAAGGCACTCAAAACACGACACTGGCTCGAGAAGCAAACGTTTCGGAGTGCCCTGCTGCGCGATCTGTCGCACCACGCGCTGCTCCAGAAGGCGTCCAACGGGAACGAGTACGAGGAGGCGCTGGTGTCGAAGTTTCTCAAACCGTACCTGCCGTACTTCATCTGGCAGCATCGGAACATGCGGGACTGCAAGCAGGACCGGTTCTACGCCCCGTTCCGAAGCCGGATCCACTACGAGCGGCCATACGATTTCGCCGTCAAGGAGAACCTGATACGGCTGATCAATGCGGCCCACTGGCACCAGGAGGAGGGATTCGCCGTGCTCGATTATCCGCGAACGTATCTGCTCGATACGGAAGACATCATCACGAAGTTCCAGGAGGACTACCAGCTCACGATCGTCAGTAGCTTTCTGTACCACATGTCGAAGCAGCTGGAGTTTacgttcgacgacgatgggacgCTGACGACCGACGTGCTGCGGACGGCCATGGCGTACCTGCAGTACCACATGGGCTGCGCCCAGCACGAAGACATCGACCACGAGGAGTTCTGCGAGCCACTGCTGACGCCCGAGAACCGGCACGACATGGAACGGATACTGGCCGGAGAGCTGCAGTTCCGCAGCATACCGGGCTACGAGGTGCTGTCACTTGTCGCCCAGATCAAGAAGCTGGTGCACGAGGCGACGAAAGTATTTCCGGATATGAAGATCGACGGTACGCGGAACATGTGGATCCTGAAGCCGGGCAATCGGTGTCGCGGCCTCGGCATTATGATTTTCAACGACGACCGCAAACTGCTCGAGCACGTCGATTCGAATCCGGACGTCAAGTACGTCGCTCAGAAGTACATCG AGCGTCCGTTGCTTATCCACAGCACCAAGTTCGACGTTCGCCAGTACTTCCTCATCACCTACACGAACAACCTGCTCAAGGTGTGGATGTATAAGACCTGCTATCTGCGATTCAGCACGCAGAAGTTCAATCTGGACGACTTCAGCGAGTCGATCCACCTCACCAACTACTCCATCCAAAAGAACTACGTCAAAGAGGTGCGGGACGGTGCGGAAGCGCTGCCAACGTGCAACATGTGGTCACTGCGCCGCTTCCAGGAGCACCTGCAATCGCTCGACAAAGGCTTCTACTGGGAGCGCAAAATCTACCCCGACATGAAGAAGAACATCCTGGCGATCGTGTGCGCCAGTCTGGACGGCATGAAGATGGAACGCAACATGTTCGAGCTGTACGGAGCCGACTTCATGGTGACGGAGAACTTTCGCACGATGCTGATCGAAATCAATACCAGCCCGGACCTATCGTCGTCGACCGAAGTGACGGCGGTCATCTGTCCCGCAGTGCTCGAAGATCTCGTAAAGG TGGTAATCGACAATACGAAGGACAAACGGGCGGGCACGGGACAGTTCGAGATGATTCACTCGCTCGAAATACCACGGGTTGCACCGTACGGTTATGGGTTGACGGTGGACGGCCGTTCCCTGCAGTCGAAGCACCGATCGAGGAGCCCGTTGCCTCCACTGGCTGCTGCCTGCCCGGGGCCAACGCCGGTGGCCCCTTCCAGTGCCCTGCCGGCGGTAGCGCAGATTGCACGCAGTACGCAGCCGACGGTCGTTCCGGGAAGCACCAAACAGCCCTACCGTATAACAGGAACGAGCAGCAGTTCCGGGTCTAGTCGGGGTAGCAAAACATCGCTCACCAATATGAACCTGGAGCGTCCTCGTTCGACGCTGAAGTAA
- the LOC131207787 gene encoding tubulin glycylase 3A, whose amino-acid sequence MTMETDELNSCGSGSDSGSSGSSCRGGALRSVRCAGSSSGSNSDAGASSTGSDSTPPTSCSSDSDKASDTSSSLCSENDKDNESESEKGNERKRSGGCREGKGAKDDTGGRAGGTETEKDAGKPGKVIEGNLGPLTATVKFINPYKNNWINADRLNELRKKVQDATKHHRVFLLRGSFHTVRRALVERGWVEKLDGFRVKAQASTSSSGFILEDLVSQLPDRKPGESRKNHIAKCERSIMSRFLEHTPIDFLWTARREKADWLDLTKNSSLIINRFAKAPFTTKEGLCSALHDFHWFYEEGMSETYFPRCYNVWNPEELNEFVDNFRLTASMGLLKWLVERHASGGLDAIIADDGNVPSTCIAFSLTRCKEYLDYCLHNDIDIEEEPKVWDHDWDVFLTHHYLLTHEDNRIQLLKEERDADAIVLYLAEAKSVLEQIKSYWPQYALDGYLNIWIVKPGNKCRGRGIHLMNNIKQIIAMVNPPIVSKTRYVIQKYIERPLIIHNTKFDIRQWFMITSVQPLNIWFYKESYLRFSSQQYNLMNYHESVHLTNHAIQKKYHNAVRDERLPHENMWDCHTFQAYLRQIDKYEMWSERIYPGMQKAIIGSLLACQDNMDRRPNTFELYGADFMITEDFFPWLIEINSSPDLAPSTSVTARLCPQCVEDTIRVVIDRRTDPNAPTGSFELIYKQIIPKTPAYMGLNLQLRGHRITPKSSMKKDRMRMLPLKPVQNVLQVSRLATSAAATATVKQPASPVIMDLIECMQFRDNKQDDELLAGGRLRGACGVTSATLYKRSNFSHKSPNLRYDFEKKKSYIISKTGELFRRNGGTGAKYLTDGETYIDSVEAWERATTSFFQHNFNSNTLSSLTAKAHEATDKGQSNGCEGKSGGSTSASGDSSDEPSDSSPEKLSLGTVENAAGISMNPSSGFPSTVRYGGKPSGGRIGTTSNNFYTLGFSLRVRPSKPVRPTGPTATKLHHALSAEDLSGASGTDSHRTHGPAGYHQRSNTTGLVSGGGGRPDHSSAMLQPPSPF is encoded by the exons ATGACGATGGAGACGGATGAACTGAATAGCTGCGGTAGCGGTAGCGACAGTGGCTCCAGCGGGAGTAGCTGCCGGGGCGGTGCTCTCCGCAGTGTCCGCTGCGCCGGGAGCAGTAGTGGAAGTAACAGCGATGCTGgtgccagcagcaccggcagcgacaGCACACCGCCCACGTCTTGCAGCAGTGATAGTGATAAGGCCAGTGATACTAGCAGTAGTCTGTGTAGTGAAAACGATAAGGATAACGAAAGTGAATCGGAGAAGGGCAATGAGCGCAAGAGAAGTGGCGGGTGCAGGGAGGGCAAGGGAGCGAAGGACGACACTGGCGGGCGGGCCGGCGGGACGGAGACGGAAAAGGATGCGGGCAAACCGGGCAAAGTTATCGAGGGCAATCTGGGGCCGCTGACAGCGACGGTGAAATTCATCAATCCGTACAAAAACAACTGGATCAATGCCGACCGGCTGAACGAGCTAAGGAAGAAGGTGCAGGATGCGACCAAACACCACCGGGTGTTTCTGCTGCGCGGATCCTTCCACACCGTGCGCCGGGCGCTGGTTGAGCGCGGCTGGGTCGAGAAGCTGGACGGGTTCCGGGTGAAAGCGCAGGCTTCGACCTCGTCGTCCGGCTTCATCCTGGAGGATCTGGTGTCCCAgctgccggaccggaagccgggcGAGTCACGCAAGAACCACATCGCCAAGTGCGAGCGCAGCATTATGTCGCGCTTTCTGGAGCACACGCCGATCGATTTCCTGTGGACGGCCCGCCGCGAGAAGGCGGACTGGCTCGATCTGACGAAGAACTCGTCGCTCATAATCAACCGGTTCGCGAAGGCCCCGTTCACGACGAAGGAGGGCCTCTGCTCGGCGCTCCACGATTTCCATTGGTTCTACGAGGAGGGCATGTCCGAGACCTACTTTCCGCGGTGCTATAACGTTTGGAACCCGGAGGAGTTGAACGAGTTTGTCGACAACTTCCGGCTGACGGCGTCCATGGGCCTGCTCAAGTGGCTCGTCGAGCGGCATGCGAGCGGAGGCCTCGACGCCATCATCGCAGACGATGGCAACGTGCCGAGCACGTGCATCGCGTTCTCGCTGACGCGCTGCAAGGAGTACCTGGACTACTGCCTGCACaacgacatcgacatcgaggAGGAGCCGAAGGTGTGGGACCACGACTGGGATGTGTTCCTCACGCACCACTACCTGCTCACGCACGAGGACAACCGGATACAGCTGCTCAAGGAGGAGCGGGACGCGGACGCCATCGTCCTCTACCTCGCCGAGGCCAAGTCGGTGCTGGAGCAGATCAAGAGCTACTGGCCACAGTACGCGCTCGATGGCTATCTGAACATCTGGATCGTAAAGCCCGGCAATAAATGCCGTGGCCGAGGCATTCATCTGATGAACAACATCAAGCAAATCATCGCCATGGTCAATCCACCGATTGTCAGCAAAACACGCTACGTTATCCAGAAGTATATCG AACGGCCCCTTATCATTCACAACACAAAGTTCGACATTCGGCAATGGTTCATGATCACGAGCGTGCAACCGCTGAACATTTGGTTCTACAAGGAAAGTTACCTACGGTTCAGCTCGCAGCAGTACAATCTAATGAACTACCACGAATCGGTGCACCTGACGAACCATGCAATCCAGAAGAAGTACCACAACGCGGTACGCGATGAGCGGTTGCCACACGAGAATATGTGGGACTGCCACACGTTCCAGGCGTACCTGCGCCAGATCGACAAGTACGAGATGTGGTCCGAGCGCATCTACCCGGGCATGCAGAAGGCAATCATCGGCTCGCTGTTGGCTTGCCAGGACAACATGGACCGGCGGCCCAACACGTTCGAGCTGTACGGTGCCGACTTCATGATCACCGAAGACTTTTTTCCGTGGCTGATCGAGATCAACTCCAGTCCGGATTTGGCACCGAGCACCAGTGTCACGGCGCGGCTCTGCCCGCAGTGCGTGGAGGACACGATCCGAG TGGTTATCGATCGACGAACCGACCCGAACGCCCCGACCGGTTCGTTTGAGCTGATCTACAAGCAGATCATCCCGAAAACTCCGGCCTACATGGGGCTAAACTTGCAGCTGCGCGGTCACCGTATCACGCCGAAGAGCTCCATGAAGAAGGATCGCATGCGCATGCTGCCGCTGAAACCTGTCCAGAACGTGCTGCAGGTGTCCCGGTTGGCAACGTCGGCGGCAGCTACGGCCACCGTCAAGCAGCCTGCTTCGCCGGTCATCATGGACCTGATCGAGTGCATGCAGTTCCGGGACAACAAGCAGGACGatgagctgctggccggcggtcggcTGCGTGGGGCCTGCGGTGTAACGTCCGCCACGCTCTACAAGCGGTCCAACTTCTCGCACAAGTCCCCCAACCTGCGGTAcgattttgaaaagaaaaagtccTACATTATCTCGAAAACGGGCGAACTGTTTCGGCGCAATGGCGGCACCGGCGCCAAGTACCTGACCGACGGTGAAACGTACATCGACAGTGTCGAGGCTTGGGAGCGGGCCACGACCAGCTTCTTCCAGCACAACTTCAACTCCAACACCCTCAGCTCACTCACTGCCAAAGCGCACGAAGCGACGGACAAAGGACAATCGAACGGATGCGAAGGCAAGTCTGGTGGCTCCACGAGCGCTTCCGGAGACTCGAGCGACGAGCCGAGCGATAGCAGTCCCGAGAAGTTGTCTCTGGGTACGGTGGAGAATGCAGCTGGCATCAGTATGAACCCATCGAGTGGCTTCCCCTCGACGGTACGGTACGGCGGCAAACCATCTGGCGGACGCATTGGGACGACTTCGAACAACTTCTACACCCTCGGGTTTAGTCTCCGGGTTAGGCCCTCCAAACCGGTGCGTCCAACCGGCCCAACGGCCACCAAGCTGCATCACGCCCTATCAGCCGAGGACCTCTCGGGAGCTTCGGGAACCGACAGCCACCGAACGCACGGACCCGCCGGATACCATCAGCGCTCCAACACTACCGGCCTGGTgtctggcggtggtggcaggcCGGACCATAGTTCCGCCATGCTTcagccgccatcgccattctAG